The region ATCTCCTACATCATGTCCATATTTGTCATTTATAGATTTAAACTTATCAATATCTATTAAGGCTAAGAAAACTTTTTGATTTTTATATATCGCTTCTTTAATAAGAGTATTCCCATATTCAAAAAGATACCTTCTATTAAATAAGTTACTTAAAAAATCTCTATTGGCTCTATTTTTTAACTCATCAAATAACTCTAGTATTTCTATATTTGCATTTATCCTAGCAAATAATTCTTCAGAAGTAAACCCTTTATATAAAAAATCATTTGCACCATATTTTAAAAATTTTGAAGCTGTATTTTTATTTTTAATACCTGAAGTTACAATTATAGATAATTCATCTTTTGTGTACTCTTTTCTTACTTTTCTTATTAATTCAAGTCCATCCATATATGGCATATAATAATCAGTCAAAATTAGCTTAATATCTTTATTATTTTTTAATATATTTAAAGCTTCTTTGCCATTTGTTGCAGTAAAAACAGTTAATCTATATCTTTCTATTAATTCTTTTGTATTTTCTAAAAAAGTTCTTGAGTCATCAACTAAAAGAACTTTTACTTTTTGATTATTGATTATTCTTCTTATTACAGAGATTGTATATTTAAAAGAATATATTCCATCTTTAACAACATAATCAACAATATTTTTACTTTTGTTTTTAATCTCATCTTCTACTAAAGTTGATCCAGTCAAAATTACAATTGGAATATTAAATTTTGTCACAAAATCTACAATTTCACCATCTTTAGAATCAGGTAATCCCAAATCTAATAAAGCTACATCAAATCTACCTTTAAATTCCAATAAAAGTTTTGCGCACTCTTTAACTGATACACCAATTGTTGTATGATATCCCAGTTCCTCTTTTATCATCAAACTTAAAGTATTTGCAACCGATTTACTATCCTCAATTATTAATACTCTTTTTGACATTATTTTAATATACCTGCACCTTGTATTGGAGTACTTCTATCTTCTGCATATACTCTTTTCCCATTCAAAATATCATATTTCCAGATAGGAGCTGAAGCTTTAAAATCTTCTACAAATTCATCTATCATCTCTAATGCAACTCTTCTTTTAGGACTACATACCCCTGCAATATATGAACTCTCATGATTTAATACATCACCACGACTATGTGCCATTAGAACTACTGCATTTTTTTCTTTTGCTTTTTCTTGCCAAGACTCAAACCATTTTTTTAAAATTGGCTCATATATATCAAAACTTAATCCATCAATTTTATTTTCATCTCGTACAACTCCAATAAATGTTATAACTGCACCATAATTTGAATCTTTAAACTCACTGTACCATTCATTTGTTATTTGTTCAACAGGTAAAGAACCATCAAAAAGTTGTAATCTATTATCTATACTCATAATCTACTCTTAATTTAGATATCACCCACCACAAACGGGAGGTAATAAAGAGACTCTATCTCCATCTTTTAAATCTACATCTTTTGAACTTACAAGTGTATCATTAATTGCAACTGCACAATTTTGAAGCCAATTAGATATTTCTGTATCATTTTTCAATATATTACTTAATTCATTTAAATTTTTTATATCAAGATTTATTGCTTCTTTATTAATAGGTCCTAAAAATTCAATTTTCACCATATTAACTCCTTATTTACTTCATTTTAGATATTATATCCAATTAATTTTAATAAAAAGAAGGAACAATAAAATGATATTTGCAAAAATAGATTTTATTAATTTATTGCCTGTTCATGTATATCTAAAGAAAAGAATACAATCAAATCAAATAAAATCAATAATACATTATAAGAAATCATATCCAGCCAAAATAAATAAAAAATTTAAAAAAAGTAAAGTTGATTCTGCTTTTATATCTTCTATTGCTTCAAGAGGAGAAAAAAGACTAAATTTTGGGATTATTGCTAGAAAAGATGTTCAATCAGTGATTTTAATTCCAGGTGAAGAGAAAGCTGATTATCAAAGTGAAACCTCAAATGCTTTAGCAAAAATTTTAAATCTAAATGGTGAAGTTCTTATTGGAGATAAAGCTCTAAAATTTTTCCATGAAAACCCAGATGTAGAAGTTATTGATTTAGCATTGGAATGGAAAAAGAAATTTAATCTGCCTTTTGTTTTTGCAACACTTTGTTACAGAAAAAATGGAAAAATACTAAAAAATATAATGAAAAATTTTGATAAAAGAAAAGTAAAAATTCCTCAATATATTTTAAATGAATATTCTCAAAGAACTAAAGTATCAAATAAAAACATAATTGAATATCTAAAAAGAATAGATTACGATATTACAAAAAAAGAGAAAATTGCATTAAAGAAATTTTTAACACTTACCAAACAAAAAGGGTTTAAATGACAGCACTTGATTCTATTTTTCTTGGCATAATAGAAGGGATTACTGAATTTCTTCCAATCTCATCAACTGGACACCTAATTGTAGCAAGTGAATATCTAGGGATAGATCAAACAAATGTTAATAAAGCTTATGAAGTTATTATACAGTTTGCAGCTATACTTGCAGTTATATTAAACTATCCAAGTAAATTTACCTTTAAACATATAGATTTATGGACAAAAATTTTTATAGCATTTTTACCAATTGCAACTATCGGATTTTTATTTTCAAAACAAGTTAAAGCATTATTTTCACTTGAAATAGTTGCAATTATGTTTATAGTTGGGGGAGTTGTATTTTTAATTGTAGAGAGATATTATGATGAATCCAACCATATAACAAGTGATGTAGAGGATGTCTCTTATAAACAATCACTATATATCGGTCTTGCACAAATCTTTGCTTTAATCCCTGGAACATCAAGAGCAGGTTCATCAATTATTGGAGCAATGTTAGTAGGATTAAACAGAAAAGCTAGTGCTGAATTTTCATTTCTTTTAGCTTTTCCAGTGATGTGTGCAACAACAGGGTATGATTTATTAAAACATCATGATGAACTATTAGTAGGTACAAACTTCACTAATCTTCTAATTGGATTTATTATCTCATTTATAGTTGCTTTTTTAACAATAAAACTATTTTTAAAATTCTTAGAGAAGTTTACCTTTGTTGCATTTGGTATATATAGAATTCTTTTTGGAATAATTTTACTTCTGATCACTTATTAAATCAACAATTGATTCAACAGCATCACAGCTGATTGAATCAACCAGTTTTTTACTTACAGTAAAGTTATCTTTTTTCAATGTTTCTATTAATAACTCTTCACTTAGGTCTTTTTCTCTAGAGATATAACATAAACCTTTTTCTTCCAAAAATTTAGCATTTGTATATTGATGGTCTCTTGCTGCGTAAGGATAAGGTACAAATAAAGTGGGTAAAGAGTTTGCACAAAGTTCCCAAAGAGTTGAAGCCCCTGCCCTACTTACAGCAAAATCTGCTATGCTCATTTTTTTTGCTATCTCTCTTGAAAAAGGGAAAACATCAACATTAATTTTCATTTTTTCATACTCTTTAGAAACACGTCCAAAATCGTTTTTCCCAGTTTGATGAATAATCTTTAAACCTAAGCTATCTAATTTAGGTGCAACTTTTAAAGCAAAATTATTTATTGCAGTCGCCCCTTGAGAACCACCTAAGAATATTATAGTTTGAATCTCATCTCTTATTCTTGCATTATCAAAGAACTCTTCTGAAACAGGATAATCTTTTATAGGGGATCTACTATCAAAGGAACTAAAAACTTCAGTAGCAAATCTAGATGTTAATTCATTTAATTTACCCATTACAGAGTTTTGTTCATGTATGTATAGTTTACATCCCCAAGATAAAATTGCGGCAAATGTAGCAGGTGCAGCAGAAAAACCACCAACAGAAATCACTGTTTTAACTTCATTATCATCAAAGATATCAAAACATTTATTCATAGCTTTAATTATTTGAAACAATGAACTTAATTTTCCTAAACCTTTTTTATTTACAACACCCTTTGTTTCTAAGAAATATGATTTATATAATCTTTTATCTTTATCAAACCAATCTTTATCTTGTCCATTTATAGATCCAATAAATATTGGTTTTATACCCCTTTTTGAATACTCTTCAATAAGTGCATCTGCAACTTTTAGATGTCCACCTGTTCCTCCACCTGTTATTACTACTCTCATTGTTGATTAACCTTTTTACTTAAATCTACAGATTTACTAATTGATAAAACTAAACCTATTGCAATTGACATTGCCAACATGGAAGAACCTCCATAACTTAAAAGTGGTACAGCAATACCTTTAATTGGAATCATTCCCGAGATACCATATGAATTTATTAAAAATGCAATTATTATCATAAGTGCTACGCCAATTGTAAATAGATGATATATTTTGTTTTCTACCCTTCCACTTATCCTAAATATTCTAAACACAATTAAAAACATAATCAATGTTATAAATGTTAAACCTAATAAGCCTAGTTCTTCCGTAATACCAGCCAATACAAAGTCGGTGTGAACCTCACTTAAGAAACCTAATTTTATATCTCCTAAACCAATACCTTCACCAAATATCCCACCATTGTGCATAGCATTTAAAGAGTGTGATACTTGATAGGGTTCAGGAAGTTCATCAATACGTAAATAAGCATCTGCCCATGAAGGTAAAATTGAAAGTATCTTATCTTGTACCATTGCCCACCACGAAAAAATTCTTTGTATCCTATGTGGTGCTGCTATAATTAATCCTATAAAAGCAATAATCCCCACAACTCCTAAAGAGACAAAAACTTTATAACTTCTATTTGCAAAAATTAAAAGTATAAATAATATTCCTCCTAAAAGTACAACTTGTCCTAAATCTTTTTGTAAGAATGCAATAATAAACACAACAACAAGAAAAGCAACAAAATATGGAGCTAAAAGAAGCATCTCTTGCTTTAATCCAATTTTTCTAGGAACCTCAATAAGCCTTCTATGAAAAGACCATGATAAAAAATATATAAATCCTATTTTAAAAAATTCTACAGGAGATAAAGAAAATCCTGGAAGTCTAATCCATCTATTTGCTCCACCAGAAGCAGTTACCATAGATGAAGGTAAAAAGGGCATAAGAGCCATAAGTATAAAAAATATAATAAAAAAACCCATACCAACCCTATTAACTATTTTATCTGGATCAATTAATGAAAATCCCCACATAATTAATATTGCCATAACTCCAACAAACATTTGTCTAATAAAAAAATGAAATTGATTATATCCATAATATTCAACTGTATAAATTGATAAAGAGTATGAGAAAATAATACTTATTATAATTAAAGAACTAACCAATAGAAATAGTACATAATCAGCTTCGTAAATTCTCTTGTTGGAATTGTTTCTTTTAATTGTATTTTTGTTAGAATTCATTTTTTATTATATTATATTATGGATAAATATGTCTTCAAACTTTAAGGAAAAAGATAACAAAATCAAGAAAATTATGTTTTTGTTTTTCTTTATACTTTTTTTATTAATTATTTTATTAATCTCTATATTTGACACTATGAAAGATTACCGAAGGTTACCCTCATTAGAGACGTCAAAAAAAGAATTAGCAGTGCGTGGAGATATTGTAAGTTCTGATAACTTTAAAATATCAACTTCAAAAAAAATATATAAAGCATCAATTGATACTAGACACCTTGATGAAAATAAAAAAGAACTTTTTATAAGATTATTTTCTATTTATAGTAATATTCCTTACAAAAAAATAGAAAAAAAATTAGAAGATGCACTAAAAAACAGCCCTGGGAATCTTGTCCTTTCATATAATATTGATTCAAAGACAGCAAAAAATTTAAAAGAATTAGGATTTAAATTAAGACGACTTAATGTATTTAAATCAAGAAAAGTACCTGGTGGAAAAATTTTAAGAGGATTAAGTATTAGTGAAAGTGGGGAAAAAAGAGTTTATTCTTATGATACTACTTTAACTCCTGTTGTTGGATATATTAGAAAGTATGAAACCAAAAATGATAAAACAAGAGTAAAAGGGATTAAAGGATTAGAAAAAAAATATGATAAACTCCTAAATAATAGCAAAGATGGAATATTAAGTGGTAATAGAGATGTTTTATCTTATATATCATTTAATAGAAATTCTACAATTAAACAAAGAATTGATGGAGCTAATATAGTTCTAAATATCCCTTTAAAACTTCAAAAAAACAATGAAATGATTCTTGATATATATAAAAAGAAACTAGAAGCAAAAGAGATTATTGTTTCTGTAATGGAGAGTAAAACAGGTAAAATCTTATCTTTAGCATCCTCAAATAGATTTAATCCAGAAAAAATATATCAAAAAGATATCCCATCATTAAATGTGAATGCAATTGAATATCAATTTGAACCTGGTTCTGTAATAAAACCTATTGCAATCGCACTAGTTTTAGATAAAAAAAGAATCAAAAAAAATGAACTTTTATTTGCTTATAATACAAAAGGCAAAGCAAATAAAAAAGGTGAGTTTCCTAGAGGAAGGTATAAATTAGGAAGATTCACAATAAAAGATGACCACCGATTTACAAAACACTATCTTACTCTAGATGACATACTTATTTTTTCATCAAATATAGGAACCCTACAATTTGCTCAAAGACTAAGTGGTCCAGAGTTTTTTGAAGGGATGAAAAGATTTGGTTTTACCAGAGAAACAGGAATAGACCTTCCTTATGAAAAAAAGGGAGACATGCCTAAAGTTTGGCAATTTGCAGCAAATGACAAAAAAAATGAAGATAATGTTTATAAGGCAACAGTATCGTATGGACAAGGTATGACTGCAACTTTTATGCAAGTTTTAAAAGCATATTCAACATTTAATAATAATGGTATTGCTGTAACTCCAAGAATAGTTTCATACTTTGAAATCGATGGAAACAAATATAAAGAAGATAAAATAAAAGATGAAAGAATAATTACAGAAAAAACTGCAAAAGAGATAAAAAGATTACTTATAAAAACAGTTGATAAAGGAACTGGTAGAGAGGCTCAAATACCTGGTCTTGAGATTGGTGGCAAAACTGGTACAGCACAAATAGCAAGAGGTGGGAAATATTTAAAAGAGTATATTTCATCTTTTTTTGGTTTTGTAAATGATGGAGAAAACTCATACACTATTGGTGTTACAGTTATTGATCCAGTCTCAACAGGTAAACATTGGTATTACCATTATGCTTCATGGTCTGCTGTACCTGTATTTAAAGAGATTATTAATAATCTAGTTAGATTAAACTATCTAACACCAAAAAACGATATAATTTCAAATAAAAAGTAAAAGGATAAAAATGTTTGGTTTTGGAAAAAAAGAATTAAAACAATATGAATATTCAAAAGAAGAATTATCAAAATTTAAATATGCAAAAGTTTCTACAACAAAAGGTGTAATTTGGTTAAAACTATTTAATGAAGAAACACCTAATACTGTTGCAAATTTTGCTACATTAGCAAATGATAAATTTTATGATGGACTTAACTTCCACAGAGTTATAGCTGGATTTATGGCACAAGGTGGTTGTCCAGATGGAACAGGAGCTGGTGGTCCAGAATGGGCTATTGCTTGTGAAACAAATGCAGATAAACAAGTACACAATAGAGGTAGTTTATCGATGGCTCATGCAGGACCAGACACAGGTGGAAGCCAATTCTTTATTTGTTTTGTTGATTGTCCTCATTTAGATGGTCATCATACTGTATTTGGTGGAATTGAACAAGATGATGAAAATAGTTTTGAAGTACTTGATAGTATCAGACAAGGTGATATTATAGAATCAATTGAAATAAAAGAGCAAAGAGATTAATTCTCTTTTCTCTTACCTTACTTGATTTCTACCATTTCCCTTTGCTTCATAAAGTTTATTATCAGCAAATCTAACTACATTTTTAGGAGTTAAAAACTCTATTTCATCTGAACTGGCAACTCCCATACTTAAAGTTATAAAAGATGAGATTTTCGATTTTTCATGAGGTTCTTTCTCTTTTTCAAGTGACTTTTTAATATTATTAGCCAAAATATATGCTTCTTCTTTTTTTGTATTTGGCATTATAATTGCAAATTCTTCTCCACCATATCTTGCTATTAAATCAATATTTCTTTTTATATTTCTTTCTAAAGTTTTAGCAACTAATTTTAAACATTCATCACCTTGTAGATGGCCATAAAAATCATTATAATCTTTAAAATAATCTATATCACACATAATAAGAGAAAACGATTCTTTGTTTCTTGATACTCTAGAACACTCTTTTTCTAAAACCTGATCAAAAACTCTTCTATTTTTCAATTTTGTTAAGGAATCTGTAGTAGCTAATAGATCCAACTCTTTAATAGCATTTTGAAGTTTTTCTTCTACTAATTTTCTTTTTTGATTCTCTTTCGTTAAATTTCTATTTAACTCTGAAATTTGATTATTTTGTTTTTGTAATAAAGTATTTTGTTCTAATAAAATTTCATTTTTTTCATCTATATCTTTTGTTCTTTTTTGTACCTTTTGTTCTAAACTTTTATATATTTTTGCATTCTCAACGGAAATAGTTATTTGAGAACTTAGGTGTTTTAAAAAATCAATTTTTTCATCTGTAAATATTCCTGGTAAAAGATTATTTTCTAAATAAATAATGCCTTTTAAACTATTTTGTAAAACTAAAGGTATTGAAATAATAGATTTTAAAACTTCTCTTTTTCCTTTTTTATGTCCAAAGAAAAGTGGATCTTTTTCATAATCATTTATTACAATAGATTCTTTTGTCCTAATCACATATTTAACAATATCTTGGACAATATTATCAAACTCTTTGTAATTTTTATTTATAAGTACGTTTATTGAATTTTTATCACTATTAAAAGCAGCTGCTTCAACTTTATAAACAAAATCCTCTTCTAGTATAATAAATGCATTTTGGGCACCTGAGTTTTCTAATAATATTTTCATCAAACTTTTCAAAAGATTTGATAACTTCTGTTCTTTGAAAATTATCTCTGTTGATTTAATTAAAGTGCTTATATCTAAAGATTTATATTCAAATTCATTTTTTTCTTCACATTTCCATTCATCAAAAGCTTTAGTATATTCATCTTTATATAAATTTGCTAATTTTTCTTGTTCTAAGAATATAAATAACGTATATAACTCTTTTGTTGATATTGATTGTACATTAAGTTGAGAATATACTTTTGAAACTTCTATTGCCTTTAAAAAATATTTTTGAGATAAAATATAATTTTTATCTAGTTTTGCAACTATTGCGCTTAATATATTTTTTTTTGATATAAAATTTTCAGGACAATTTTTCGCAAATTTTTCAAATATTTTTAAATTATTTTTTATTTTTTTAATCAATAGAAATTTTCTTCTTAAATCTGCTTTATAAACAGATTTTTCTAAAATCAGTGATTCGTAAAAGAAGTGCTCTACATAATGTAATGTACCCTTTGAATCACTTAAATATTTTTTACTAGTATTTAAATACTCTAAAGCTAAATCATAGTTTTCATAAAAATATAAACTTATCATTTTATTAATATAATACATATGCGCAAAGTGCTTTGAATTAAATTTTGATAGTTTTTCTACATATTGTTTTTCATTAAAAGTATCATCATCAAAAGTAGTAACATTTAAAGTCTCACCTTTTAAATTCTTTAATGCTTGTCTAATACCTAATATAGTATCTAATTGTTCACTTTCACCTCTTTTAGACAACTCTTTTACGAATATTGTAATTTGATTATCTATCTTATCAAATTTCTCACCTCTCATATACATACTCTGAATTATTCCAGCAGCTGCACATGCACTATGAAATAAATCACCATTCAAAATTCCATTATTATAAGATTCAAACCAATTTTGTTCAGTATATATACTTGATTCTATCCAAGATAAACCAAAATATCCAGTTACAAATTTA is a window of Halarcobacter sp. DNA encoding:
- a CDS encoding MqnA/MqnD/SBP family protein produces the protein MIFAKIDFINLLPVHVYLKKRIQSNQIKSIIHYKKSYPAKINKKFKKSKVDSAFISSIASRGEKRLNFGIIARKDVQSVILIPGEEKADYQSETSNALAKILNLNGEVLIGDKALKFFHENPDVEVIDLALEWKKKFNLPFVFATLCYRKNGKILKNIMKNFDKRKVKIPQYILNEYSQRTKVSNKNIIEYLKRIDYDITKKEKIALKKFLTLTKQKGFK
- a CDS encoding peptidylprolyl isomerase, which produces MFGFGKKELKQYEYSKEELSKFKYAKVSTTKGVIWLKLFNEETPNTVANFATLANDKFYDGLNFHRVIAGFMAQGGCPDGTGAGGPEWAIACETNADKQVHNRGSLSMAHAGPDTGGSQFFICFVDCPHLDGHHTVFGGIEQDDENSFEVLDSIRQGDIIESIEIKEQRD
- a CDS encoding FtsW/RodA/SpoVE family cell cycle protein; translation: MNSNKNTIKRNNSNKRIYEADYVLFLLVSSLIIISIIFSYSLSIYTVEYYGYNQFHFFIRQMFVGVMAILIMWGFSLIDPDKIVNRVGMGFFIIFFILMALMPFLPSSMVTASGGANRWIRLPGFSLSPVEFFKIGFIYFLSWSFHRRLIEVPRKIGLKQEMLLLAPYFVAFLVVVFIIAFLQKDLGQVVLLGGILFILLIFANRSYKVFVSLGVVGIIAFIGLIIAAPHRIQRIFSWWAMVQDKILSILPSWADAYLRIDELPEPYQVSHSLNAMHNGGIFGEGIGLGDIKLGFLSEVHTDFVLAGITEELGLLGLTFITLIMFLIVFRIFRISGRVENKIYHLFTIGVALMIIIAFLINSYGISGMIPIKGIAVPLLSYGGSSMLAMSIAIGLVLSISKSVDLSKKVNQQ
- a CDS encoding MoaD/ThiS family protein codes for the protein MVKIEFLGPINKEAINLDIKNLNELSNILKNDTEISNWLQNCAVAINDTLVSSKDVDLKDGDRVSLLPPVCGG
- a CDS encoding molybdenum cofactor biosynthesis protein MoaE, encoding MSIDNRLQLFDGSLPVEQITNEWYSEFKDSNYGAVITFIGVVRDENKIDGLSFDIYEPILKKWFESWQEKAKEKNAVVLMAHSRGDVLNHESSYIAGVCSPKRRVALEMIDEFVEDFKASAPIWKYDILNGKRVYAEDRSTPIQGAGILK
- a CDS encoding undecaprenyl-diphosphate phosphatase, producing MTALDSIFLGIIEGITEFLPISSTGHLIVASEYLGIDQTNVNKAYEVIIQFAAILAVILNYPSKFTFKHIDLWTKIFIAFLPIATIGFLFSKQVKALFSLEIVAIMFIVGGVVFLIVERYYDESNHITSDVEDVSYKQSLYIGLAQIFALIPGTSRAGSSIIGAMLVGLNRKASAEFSFLLAFPVMCATTGYDLLKHHDELLVGTNFTNLLIGFIISFIVAFLTIKLFLKFLEKFTFVAFGIYRILFGIILLLITY
- a CDS encoding diguanylate cyclase encodes the protein MSKRVLIIEDSKSVANTLSLMIKEELGYHTTIGVSVKECAKLLLEFKGRFDVALLDLGLPDSKDGEIVDFVTKFNIPIVILTGSTLVEDEIKNKSKNIVDYVVKDGIYSFKYTISVIRRIINNQKVKVLLVDDSRTFLENTKELIERYRLTVFTATNGKEALNILKNNKDIKLILTDYYMPYMDGLELIRKVRKEYTKDELSIIVTSGIKNKNTASKFLKYGANDFLYKGFTSEELFARINANIEILELFDELKNRANRDFLSNLFNRRYLFEYGNTLIKEAIYKNQKVFLALIDIDKFKSINDKYGHDVGDVVIKEVSQILQNQFNRGELVVRLGGEEFCILFINEDENSVVDRLEILREEFQNNQFEIEKKKINFTISIGCSFKDDKDLDLMIQNSDKLLYKAKEDGRNKVVYK
- a CDS encoding UDP-N-acetylglucosamine--N-acetylmuramyl-(pentapeptide) pyrophosphoryl-undecaprenol N-acetylglucosamine transferase, producing the protein MRVVITGGGTGGHLKVADALIEEYSKRGIKPIFIGSINGQDKDWFDKDKRLYKSYFLETKGVVNKKGLGKLSSLFQIIKAMNKCFDIFDDNEVKTVISVGGFSAAPATFAAILSWGCKLYIHEQNSVMGKLNELTSRFATEVFSSFDSRSPIKDYPVSEEFFDNARIRDEIQTIIFLGGSQGATAINNFALKVAPKLDSLGLKIIHQTGKNDFGRVSKEYEKMKINVDVFPFSREIAKKMSIADFAVSRAGASTLWELCANSLPTLFVPYPYAARDHQYTNAKFLEEKGLCYISREKDLSEELLIETLKKDNFTVSKKLVDSISCDAVESIVDLISDQK
- a CDS encoding penicillin-binding protein 2, with translation MSSNFKEKDNKIKKIMFLFFFILFLLIILLISIFDTMKDYRRLPSLETSKKELAVRGDIVSSDNFKISTSKKIYKASIDTRHLDENKKELFIRLFSIYSNIPYKKIEKKLEDALKNSPGNLVLSYNIDSKTAKNLKELGFKLRRLNVFKSRKVPGGKILRGLSISESGEKRVYSYDTTLTPVVGYIRKYETKNDKTRVKGIKGLEKKYDKLLNNSKDGILSGNRDVLSYISFNRNSTIKQRIDGANIVLNIPLKLQKNNEMILDIYKKKLEAKEIIVSVMESKTGKILSLASSNRFNPEKIYQKDIPSLNVNAIEYQFEPGSVIKPIAIALVLDKKRIKKNELLFAYNTKGKANKKGEFPRGRYKLGRFTIKDDHRFTKHYLTLDDILIFSSNIGTLQFAQRLSGPEFFEGMKRFGFTRETGIDLPYEKKGDMPKVWQFAANDKKNEDNVYKATVSYGQGMTATFMQVLKAYSTFNNNGIAVTPRIVSYFEIDGNKYKEDKIKDERIITEKTAKEIKRLLIKTVDKGTGREAQIPGLEIGGKTGTAQIARGGKYLKEYISSFFGFVNDGENSYTIGVTVIDPVSTGKHWYYHYASWSAVPVFKEIINNLVRLNYLTPKNDIISNKK